Proteins found in one Terribacillus sp. DMT04 genomic segment:
- a CDS encoding VOC family protein: protein MNQINLICLGVRNMQASLAFYRDGLDFETSVKENSPNIVFFNNNGTKLELFPLEQLQKDIGGDKPPALSTGGFPGFTLAYNAKTEQEVDYVIEKAARAGATIIKQPQRVDWGGYSGYFTDPDGYYWEVAFSEHWKFDENNMLIID from the coding sequence ATGAATCAGATTAATTTGATTTGCTTAGGTGTAAGAAATATGCAAGCTTCTCTTGCCTTCTACCGTGATGGATTAGATTTTGAAACAAGCGTGAAAGAAAATTCGCCGAATATCGTCTTTTTCAATAACAACGGCACAAAGCTGGAACTGTTTCCGCTTGAGCAATTGCAAAAAGACATCGGCGGAGACAAACCGCCTGCATTAAGTACTGGCGGTTTTCCAGGCTTCACACTCGCGTATAATGCTAAGACAGAACAAGAAGTAGACTATGTCATCGAAAAGGCCGCCCGAGCTGGTGCTACGATTATCAAACAGCCGCAGCGTGTCGATTGGGGAGGCTATAGTGGGTACTTCACCGATCCTGACGGTTATTATTGGGAAGTTGCCTTCAGCGAACATTGGAAATTCGATGAAAACAATATGCTCATTATCGATTAA
- a CDS encoding cation diffusion facilitator family transporter — translation MENEKYKELKMGERGVYISIGAYLVLSSLKLIVGIISGSAALRADGLNNATDIVASVAVLIGLKLARKPPDADHPYGHWKAETVASLIASFIMMTVGLQVLYTAVLNVFDGSNEAPDMLAAWTGIFGAVVMFGVYRYNMRLGTKINSQSVKAAAKDNLSDALVSIGTVVGIVGSQLGLTWLDPVAAILVGLIICKTAWDIFAAASHQLTDGFDETLMAAYTETILQIQGVKGIKTMKARSYGNNAIVDTEILVNSTLDIRRAHDVATTVEKTLKREHGVYWVNVHVEPQ, via the coding sequence TTGGAAAATGAAAAATATAAGGAGCTGAAGATGGGCGAGCGCGGTGTCTATATTAGTATCGGCGCTTACCTTGTTCTGTCTTCTTTGAAATTGATTGTTGGAATTATAAGCGGATCGGCAGCACTGCGCGCAGATGGTTTGAATAACGCTACCGATATTGTCGCTTCTGTTGCTGTACTGATTGGTTTGAAATTGGCGAGGAAGCCGCCAGATGCGGATCATCCGTATGGACACTGGAAAGCGGAGACTGTTGCAAGTCTGATTGCGTCTTTTATTATGATGACAGTAGGTTTGCAAGTACTGTATACGGCAGTGCTGAATGTATTTGATGGATCAAATGAGGCACCTGATATGCTGGCGGCGTGGACAGGTATTTTCGGTGCGGTCGTTATGTTTGGGGTTTATCGATATAATATGCGGCTAGGTACAAAGATAAACAGTCAATCTGTTAAAGCGGCAGCAAAGGATAATTTGTCTGATGCACTCGTGAGTATCGGAACTGTTGTAGGTATAGTGGGTTCTCAGCTCGGATTAACTTGGCTTGACCCGGTGGCTGCGATTCTGGTTGGACTCATTATCTGCAAGACAGCATGGGATATATTTGCCGCTGCTTCTCATCAGCTGACGGACGGTTTTGATGAGACATTAATGGCAGCCTATACGGAGACGATTCTGCAGATTCAAGGTGTAAAGGGAATTAAAACAATGAAAGCGAGAAGCTATGGCAATAATGCGATAGTAGATACGGAAATATTGGTGAATTCTACTTTGGATATCCGCAGGGCGCATGATGTAGCTACTACAGTTGAGAAGACATTGAAAAGAGAACATGGTGTCTATTGGGTGAATGTCCATGTTGAACCACAATAA
- a CDS encoding ATP-binding protein: MKRYIIMTVGKTHSGKTTFAKELEEKLEHAVLIDQDNHASFLHDYYKKLVPKTAKKELKHAITQTVVNYAIERSNAHLIISNANLRVSSRTGLLQFYKDNGFTSIIVYFDLPDCLLRERIRKGNRSTTILRNAVSFEQVLDNQAEDLKSGLSSIPLEDESEHFFIIQDQGDKQLVLDRLTALITT; the protein is encoded by the coding sequence TTGAAGCGGTATATCATCATGACAGTCGGTAAAACACATAGCGGCAAAACAACATTCGCAAAGGAGCTAGAAGAAAAGCTAGAACATGCTGTCCTAATTGATCAAGATAACCATGCAAGTTTTTTGCATGATTATTATAAAAAGCTAGTCCCAAAGACAGCCAAGAAAGAGTTAAAGCATGCGATTACGCAAACTGTAGTGAACTATGCTATAGAAAGGTCAAATGCACACTTAATCATTAGCAATGCTAATTTGCGTGTTTCTTCACGAACTGGACTGCTGCAGTTTTATAAGGACAACGGATTTACCAGTATCATTGTGTACTTTGATTTGCCAGATTGTCTTCTTCGTGAGCGGATAAGGAAAGGAAATCGAAGTACAACTATCCTCAGGAATGCAGTTAGCTTTGAACAAGTCCTGGATAATCAGGCAGAGGACTTGAAAAGTGGTTTGAGTAGTATACCTTTGGAGGATGAATCAGAGCACTTCTTTATTATACAAGACCAAGGGGACAAGCAATTGGTGCTAGATAGATTAACAGCTTTAATCACTACCTAA
- a CDS encoding PTS fructose transporter subunit IIC, with the protein MSKLKNLNLKGHLLTAISYLIPVVCGAGFLIALGMAMGGTNQTDLVQGEFNIWDALATMGAAGLGLLPVVISTGISYSIAGKPGIAPGFIIGLTANAIGAGFIGGILGGYLAGYLAVAILKYLKIPKWAKGLMPTLIIPFLTSIIGGLIMVYIIGIPIAGLTSLLTNALNNLGSSSLLVFGGIIGVLSGVDFGGPINKTVFAFVLTMQAEGVNGPITALQLVNTATPIGFGLAYFVAKLFGKRIYTKVETETLKSAVPMGFINIVEGVIPIVMNDIVRCVVATAIGGAAGGAVSMVLGADATVPFGGVLMLPTMSQPWTGAVAILVNVVVTAVALAVIKKNVAAEEADIETELEEDDIDLADIKIT; encoded by the coding sequence ATGAGTAAACTAAAAAATTTAAATCTAAAAGGCCATTTATTGACCGCGATATCGTATTTGATTCCAGTAGTTTGCGGAGCGGGTTTTTTAATAGCACTTGGAATGGCAATGGGCGGTACGAACCAAACAGACTTGGTTCAAGGTGAATTCAACATTTGGGATGCGCTGGCTACGATGGGTGCAGCCGGTTTAGGCTTATTACCAGTCGTTATCTCAACAGGTATTTCCTATTCCATTGCAGGTAAACCAGGTATAGCGCCAGGGTTCATTATTGGTTTGACTGCCAATGCAATTGGTGCTGGTTTTATTGGTGGTATTCTAGGTGGTTACTTAGCAGGTTATCTAGCAGTCGCAATCTTAAAGTATCTTAAAATTCCTAAGTGGGCGAAGGGATTAATGCCAACCTTAATTATTCCATTTTTAACCTCCATTATTGGCGGTTTGATCATGGTTTATATAATTGGTATTCCGATAGCAGGTTTAACGTCCTTACTAACAAATGCTCTAAATAATCTGGGATCTTCCTCGCTGCTTGTGTTTGGCGGAATTATAGGAGTTCTGAGTGGAGTTGACTTTGGAGGGCCAATCAACAAAACTGTGTTTGCCTTTGTATTGACGATGCAGGCAGAGGGAGTTAATGGTCCAATTACTGCATTGCAGCTAGTAAATACAGCAACACCAATCGGGTTTGGCTTAGCTTACTTTGTAGCGAAATTATTTGGAAAAAGAATTTATACAAAAGTAGAAACGGAAACGTTAAAATCAGCGGTACCAATGGGTTTTATTAATATCGTGGAAGGCGTCATTCCGATTGTTATGAATGATATCGTTCGGTGTGTGGTCGCAACAGCTATTGGTGGAGCGGCCGGCGGTGCAGTATCGATGGTGCTGGGAGCAGATGCAACGGTACCTTTCGGAGGGGTACTGATGTTACCGACTATGTCGCAGCCATGGACAGGGGCTGTCGCAATCTTGGTCAATGTTGTTGTAACAGCAGTAGCCTTGGCCGTGATTAAAAAGAATGTGGCGGCAGAGGAAGCAGATATTGAGACTGAATTGGAAGAAGATGATATTGATTTAGCTGATATTAAGATTACTTAA
- a CDS encoding DUF3221 domain-containing protein: MNKKTMRVFIILTTSLGLLLFAAFIAFTIIPTHTGVIAEVQHNEETGGHSIWVVQGSSADINNKSEEELTEQYEYQGILFDLPSYLPDRMKKDLSPGQEVKIYFSGSVQASAPGGGKAYWVAAVNKEEK, encoded by the coding sequence ATGAACAAAAAAACAATGCGTGTTTTTATCATACTTACAACTTCCCTGGGACTATTACTCTTTGCTGCATTTATAGCATTCACAATTATCCCAACCCACACAGGCGTTATAGCAGAAGTACAGCATAATGAGGAAACCGGCGGGCATTCTATTTGGGTAGTACAAGGCTCCTCAGCAGATATAAACAACAAATCTGAGGAGGAATTAACAGAGCAATATGAGTACCAAGGAATTCTATTTGACTTACCTTCGTATCTCCCCGATAGAATGAAAAAAGATTTATCTCCAGGTCAGGAAGTGAAGATCTATTTTAGCGGATCGGTACAGGCTTCTGCTCCGGGCGGCGGAAAGGCTTATTGGGTAGCTGCCGTTAATAAGGAAGAGAAGTAG
- the alsE gene encoding D-allulose 6-phosphate 3-epimerase, which produces MKKVEFSPSLMTMDLDKFKEQITFLNDHAGSYHIDIMDGHYVPNITLSPWFISEVRKISNLPMSVHLMVTDPSYWVQQLVDMECEWICMHAEVLDGLAFRLIDQIHDAGLKAGVVLNPETPIETIFPYIELVDKITIMTVDPGFAGQRFIESTLDKIVALRELRSDKGYQYVIEMDGSSNRKSFKKIDAAGPDIYIVGRSGLFGLDDDIAKSWDIMKKDYEEMTGKAIPVS; this is translated from the coding sequence ATGAAAAAAGTCGAGTTTTCACCGTCATTGATGACAATGGACTTAGATAAGTTTAAAGAACAAATCACTTTTCTAAATGATCATGCAGGTTCCTATCATATTGATATTATGGACGGCCACTATGTACCGAATATAACGTTATCGCCGTGGTTTATTTCCGAAGTACGTAAAATAAGCAATCTGCCCATGTCTGTTCATCTAATGGTTACAGATCCCAGCTACTGGGTGCAGCAATTAGTGGATATGGAGTGCGAATGGATCTGCATGCATGCAGAGGTACTGGACGGGTTGGCTTTTCGGCTGATTGACCAAATACATGATGCTGGCCTAAAAGCGGGAGTTGTATTAAATCCTGAAACACCAATTGAGACAATCTTCCCTTATATTGAGTTGGTAGATAAAATAACAATCATGACAGTTGATCCAGGTTTTGCCGGTCAGCGATTCATCGAAAGCACACTTGATAAAATTGTGGCATTAAGAGAACTGCGGTCAGACAAAGGTTATCAGTATGTCATTGAAATGGATGGGTCGTCTAACCGGAAATCATTTAAGAAAATTGATGCTGCCGGTCCTGACATTTATATTGTCGGACGCAGTGGTTTATTTGGATTAGATGATGATATAGCAAAATCATGGGATATTATGAAGAAAGACTATGAGGAAATGACTGGGAAAGCAATACCTGTAAGCTAA
- the pdaB gene encoding polysaccharide deacetylase family sporulation protein PdaB, which translates to MQHFYVFRFNKWKRWAFVVAAAMFTALIIWMETSSSLSVFSSKEKPAALTQGNKDEPNIALTFNISWGDTQALPILDELKEQNVKATFFVSGEWAERHPQIIDRIVEDKHELGMMGYRYKSYIEQEPAQIRKDLTYAKEIFRKLGHEDIELLRAPTGDFNTEIIQLSETLGLKVIQYSVNPKDWRNPGTQLIVDEVLEEANNGDIIQLHASDSVKQTAKALETILPALKNKGYHYVTVSELIAGGSAELKEVN; encoded by the coding sequence ATGCAGCACTTTTATGTATTCCGTTTCAACAAGTGGAAAAGGTGGGCATTCGTCGTAGCGGCGGCAATGTTCACAGCATTGATCATCTGGATGGAGACAAGCAGCTCGCTGTCGGTCTTTTCTTCAAAAGAAAAGCCTGCAGCACTAACCCAAGGAAATAAAGACGAGCCCAATATCGCGCTTACCTTCAATATCAGCTGGGGTGACACACAAGCTCTCCCTATCTTGGATGAACTGAAAGAACAAAATGTAAAAGCTACCTTCTTCGTCAGCGGTGAGTGGGCCGAGCGTCACCCACAGATTATTGACCGTATTGTCGAAGATAAGCATGAACTCGGAATGATGGGATACCGCTACAAAAGCTATATCGAACAAGAACCAGCACAAATACGAAAAGATTTGACGTATGCAAAGGAAATATTCCGCAAGCTCGGGCATGAGGATATAGAGCTGCTTCGCGCACCGACTGGAGATTTTAATACAGAGATTATTCAGTTATCCGAAACACTTGGTCTAAAGGTGATTCAATACAGCGTTAACCCAAAAGACTGGCGCAATCCCGGCACGCAGCTTATCGTCGATGAAGTACTAGAAGAAGCGAACAACGGCGATATCATTCAGCTGCATGCATCTGATTCTGTAAAGCAGACAGCAAAAGCATTGGAAACCATTTTGCCTGCACTGAAAAACAAAGGATATCACTACGTCACTGTCAGTGAACTGATTGCAGGCGGCTCAGCAGAATTGAAAGAAGTGAATTAA
- the cwlD gene encoding N-acetylmuramoyl-L-alanine amidase CwlD, with amino-acid sequence MTRRWIAGAVAGALFIMLLAYYVPRIVTTEQSSHSWSLPLAGKTVVIDPGHGGVDGGAEGADGTQEAGITLAVSKSLRDYLQQAGALVYLTREADVDLADENTKGLSRRKSEDIRKRVDFIEEKEADFYISIHTNALLATQWSGAQTFYNKDKEGSKALATFIQDEIKRNLENTKRVPLALNTMYLLKHTEPAGALVEIGFMSNPRELELLKDVSYQDKMAFSIYEGILRYTTEKLPEDE; translated from the coding sequence ATGACGAGAAGGTGGATTGCAGGTGCCGTAGCAGGTGCTTTATTTATTATGCTGCTCGCTTATTATGTACCAAGAATCGTGACGACAGAACAATCTTCCCATTCTTGGTCGCTGCCGCTGGCGGGGAAGACAGTCGTGATTGATCCCGGGCATGGCGGCGTAGATGGCGGTGCAGAAGGAGCGGATGGTACGCAGGAGGCAGGGATTACTTTGGCTGTATCAAAATCGCTTCGAGATTATTTGCAGCAGGCAGGTGCACTTGTTTACTTAACGAGAGAAGCGGATGTGGATTTAGCTGATGAAAATACCAAAGGGCTGTCCCGGCGGAAATCAGAGGATATACGGAAACGTGTAGACTTTATTGAGGAAAAGGAAGCGGATTTTTATATTAGTATTCATACAAATGCACTGCTTGCTACGCAATGGTCCGGGGCACAAACATTTTACAATAAAGATAAAGAAGGCAGTAAAGCGCTGGCTACATTCATTCAGGATGAGATCAAGCGGAATTTGGAGAATACAAAGCGCGTACCGCTTGCACTAAATACGATGTATTTGCTGAAGCACACAGAACCGGCAGGTGCACTTGTGGAAATTGGTTTTATGTCTAACCCAAGAGAGCTGGAACTGCTGAAAGATGTTTCTTACCAGGATAAGATGGCGTTTAGTATTTATGAAGGGATACTCCGCTATACGACAGAGAAATTGCCTGAAGATGAGTGA
- the gerD gene encoding spore germination lipoprotein GerD — protein sequence MYVRIVPILFLSLFVLASCTGGGQAAESSQPDYDTTKQMVADILKTDEGKKAISEVMSDETMQDLVSLDASKVEDAINKSWTSEEGQKFWKERFEDPEFVAAFAKNIGPEQKKLMKELMNDSDFQKQVLQIMQDPKMQEQMLSVMKSQEFRKEIEKTIQESAETPMFEQKLMQTVQKALEEAQSKQKEK from the coding sequence ATGTATGTACGAATAGTGCCGATCTTGTTCTTATCTCTTTTCGTGCTTGCTTCATGCACAGGCGGCGGCCAAGCCGCAGAGAGCAGCCAGCCCGATTATGATACGACCAAACAGATGGTCGCAGATATATTGAAGACAGATGAAGGCAAAAAAGCCATTTCAGAAGTTATGTCAGATGAAACGATGCAAGATTTGGTGTCACTCGACGCCAGTAAGGTAGAAGATGCGATCAACAAGTCCTGGACATCAGAAGAAGGACAGAAATTCTGGAAAGAGCGTTTTGAGGATCCAGAGTTTGTCGCAGCTTTTGCCAAGAACATTGGTCCGGAACAAAAAAAGCTCATGAAAGAACTAATGAATGACTCTGATTTTCAAAAACAGGTACTTCAAATTATGCAAGATCCGAAAATGCAGGAGCAGATGCTTAGCGTCATGAAGAGTCAGGAATTCCGCAAAGAGATTGAAAAAACAATCCAAGAATCAGCGGAAACTCCGATGTTTGAACAAAAACTGATGCAAACTGTTCAGAAAGCACTAGAAGAAGCACAATCTAAACAAAAAGAGAAATAA
- a CDS encoding glycerophosphodiester phosphodiesterase family protein, with product MIMLAAGVLLLAGCALVGTEAADETNDDLLVIAHRGASAVEPEHTFLAYDQALDDGADYIEIDLRKTADGELIAMHDDTVDRTTDGEGLVENMTLKELKELDAGEGQSVPSLKEILERYGDSVNYYIETRESDDGELIMEEDLLQLLEQHRIPQNQVILQSFSQASINALHDLDPAITLVQLLKKDKVERLDTDKLQDLQQKAVGVGIYAGILDESLVDLIQVNGLEVHAYYRGDEREWTENMLRYGVDGIFSDDPAYLTNITEKPE from the coding sequence ATGATTATGTTAGCTGCAGGTGTATTGTTATTGGCTGGTTGTGCTTTAGTTGGCACAGAAGCGGCTGATGAAACGAATGATGATTTGCTAGTAATCGCCCACCGCGGGGCTTCTGCGGTGGAGCCCGAGCATACATTCCTGGCTTATGATCAGGCTTTGGATGATGGTGCAGATTATATTGAAATTGATTTACGCAAAACAGCGGATGGTGAGCTGATTGCGATGCATGATGATACGGTTGATCGGACGACAGATGGTGAAGGTTTGGTTGAGAATATGACATTAAAGGAATTAAAGGAGTTAGATGCAGGGGAAGGGCAGTCGGTGCCATCCTTAAAAGAGATTTTAGAAAGATACGGAGATAGCGTAAACTATTATATTGAAACACGTGAGAGTGACGACGGGGAACTAATTATGGAGGAGGACTTGCTGCAATTGCTGGAGCAGCATCGCATTCCGCAGAACCAAGTCATTTTGCAGTCATTCAGTCAAGCTAGCATCAATGCGCTGCACGATTTAGATCCAGCAATCACGTTAGTTCAACTGCTGAAGAAAGATAAAGTAGAGCGGTTGGATACAGATAAATTACAAGACTTACAGCAGAAAGCTGTCGGTGTTGGAATTTATGCGGGAATTCTGGACGAATCTCTAGTTGATCTTATTCAAGTGAATGGGCTGGAAGTACACGCCTATTACAGGGGTGATGAAAGAGAATGGACAGAGAATATGCTTCGCTATGGCGTGGATGGTATTTTCTCAGATGATCCAGCGTATTTAACCAACATAACGGAGAAACCGGAGTAA
- a CDS encoding site-specific integrase — MAIEKIKENGIVVAYRSNVYYKGKRYIGTRRRLKREAEFDELEQKRDLLTGNHLVESRKTLEHGFDDYITLVAPKSLGTSALQNAESNFKKHIQPVFGFREMASIKSIEIQKFLVQKEKELANSTIIKLYTLMNQIYKMMIRWDELKTNPLVGVQKPQPNYKEKNTWTKEECHKFLSVAREYQSYMAFWLALQFGLRFSEILGLQWKNIDFSNKVLHVQQAYHEDEKKLGRLKTDASRRSIPISDQQLACLKEHKENQSPKCNIVVANSYGDYMMKRNIRRSMDRICERAEVKKITFHELRHTHATLLLEINEHVKIVQQRLGHVKAETTINIYSHVRPQVHKDSAQRFSSFFDEK; from the coding sequence ATGGCGATAGAGAAAATTAAAGAAAATGGGATTGTCGTAGCTTATCGTTCCAATGTCTACTATAAGGGTAAAAGATACATTGGAACACGCAGACGATTAAAGAGAGAAGCTGAGTTCGATGAATTAGAACAGAAAAGAGACTTACTAACCGGCAATCATTTAGTAGAATCTAGAAAGACTTTAGAGCACGGTTTTGATGATTATATTACACTGGTTGCCCCGAAGAGTTTAGGTACGAGCGCTTTACAGAATGCAGAATCCAACTTTAAGAAACACATTCAACCTGTGTTTGGATTTAGAGAAATGGCAAGTATTAAATCGATTGAGATACAAAAGTTTCTTGTTCAAAAAGAAAAAGAATTAGCTAATTCAACCATCATCAAATTGTACACCCTAATGAACCAAATCTACAAAATGATGATAAGGTGGGATGAATTAAAGACTAACCCTTTAGTCGGTGTTCAGAAGCCACAGCCTAATTATAAAGAAAAAAACACTTGGACAAAAGAAGAATGCCATAAGTTCCTATCTGTCGCACGTGAGTATCAGAGTTATATGGCATTTTGGCTTGCACTACAATTTGGCTTGCGTTTCTCAGAGATTCTTGGGCTCCAATGGAAAAATATTGATTTCTCTAATAAAGTTCTACATGTTCAACAAGCTTACCACGAAGATGAAAAGAAATTAGGAAGATTAAAAACAGATGCATCTCGACGCTCTATTCCTATATCAGATCAACAATTGGCATGTTTAAAGGAACACAAAGAGAATCAATCACCAAAATGTAATATTGTTGTCGCAAATTCATACGGTGACTATATGATGAAACGAAACATTCGGCGCTCAATGGATCGTATTTGTGAACGTGCAGAAGTCAAAAAGATTACATTTCATGAGTTAAGACATACACATGCCACCTTACTTCTAGAAATCAATGAGCACGTAAAAATTGTTCAGCAACGATTGGGACATGTAAAAGCTGAAACAACCATCAATATATATTCACATGTTCGACCACAAGTTCACAAAGATTCTGCTCAACGTTTCTCTAGTTTCTTTGATGAAAAATAA
- a CDS encoding replication initiation factor domain-containing protein codes for MKHMRHIAKVVDDWTRVEAEFSGEYAHQITNAIKKCSSDDDLKNIIISSLIDRYMFFYVNSNRPHKITRLMLELLDSKNFLFESPSPRNNLLEQSIEHLYKGSGLLPTLWKVQQIWEDESARELIEYLYEQFENFEPNDDHISWLNKYKNYYINQGKPWEESDSYDD; via the coding sequence ATGAAGCACATGCGACATATTGCCAAGGTTGTAGACGATTGGACACGTGTTGAGGCAGAGTTTTCTGGTGAATATGCTCATCAGATAACAAATGCAATTAAGAAATGCAGTTCTGATGATGACCTTAAAAACATTATTATCAGTTCTCTAATTGACCGTTATATGTTTTTTTACGTAAATTCAAATCGACCTCATAAGATTACTAGGTTGATGCTTGAATTACTAGATTCAAAGAATTTTCTTTTCGAATCTCCCTCCCCACGCAACAACTTGTTAGAGCAATCAATTGAACATCTATATAAAGGGTCAGGTCTTCTTCCTACACTGTGGAAGGTTCAGCAAATATGGGAAGATGAGTCTGCACGAGAATTAATAGAATATCTATACGAACAATTCGAAAACTTTGAACCTAATGACGACCATATTAGCTGGTTAAACAAGTATAAGAACTACTATATTAATCAAGGTAAACCATGGGAGGAGAGCGATTCTTATGACGATTAA
- a CDS encoding Mrp/NBP35 family ATP-binding protein: MVTEDKVRELLNGIEDPFLHTTLEETGAITDIRIKEEKHHVSVKILVGKTNTAEQMQLQQEIVNVLKSAGAATVGLRFDQLPQEVVDRYSQSGEAPSGQQSSLLDKNTKTKFINIASGKGGVGKSTVTVNLAVALARIGFKVGIIDADIYGFSVPEMMGIEKRPEVVDDKITPVERFGVKIISMGFFVEDNGPVIWRGPMLGKMLTSFFKEVKWGDDLDYLLVDLPPGTGDVALDIHTMLPSSKEIIVTTPHPNAAFVAARAGQMALRTDHEILGVVENMAYYEVQATGEKEYVFGKGGGDKLADALDTEVIGRLPLAQPYKEEDVFAPAVYQEDHPLGDAYDDLARAILEKYMQ; the protein is encoded by the coding sequence ATGGTAACAGAAGATAAAGTGCGGGAACTTCTGAATGGTATTGAAGATCCTTTTTTACATACGACACTAGAAGAAACTGGTGCAATTACAGATATCCGAATTAAGGAAGAGAAGCACCATGTTAGTGTGAAAATCTTAGTCGGCAAAACGAATACGGCAGAACAAATGCAGCTGCAGCAGGAAATTGTTAATGTTCTGAAGAGTGCGGGAGCTGCAACAGTAGGATTGCGCTTTGATCAGCTGCCGCAGGAGGTAGTCGATCGTTATAGTCAGAGCGGTGAGGCTCCGAGTGGTCAGCAAAGTTCCTTGCTGGACAAAAATACGAAAACAAAATTCATTAATATCGCGAGTGGCAAGGGCGGCGTTGGTAAATCGACTGTAACGGTAAACCTTGCTGTTGCACTAGCACGAATTGGTTTTAAAGTCGGTATTATTGATGCGGATATTTACGGCTTTAGCGTGCCGGAGATGATGGGAATTGAGAAACGTCCGGAAGTAGTGGACGACAAGATTACACCAGTAGAGCGTTTTGGCGTGAAGATTATTTCAATGGGCTTCTTTGTTGAGGATAACGGACCTGTTATCTGGCGTGGCCCAATGCTCGGTAAAATGCTGACAAGTTTCTTTAAAGAAGTGAAATGGGGCGATGATCTGGACTACTTGCTAGTCGATCTGCCGCCAGGTACTGGCGATGTAGCCTTAGACATTCATACAATGCTGCCTTCTTCTAAAGAGATCATTGTGACAACACCGCATCCAAACGCGGCATTTGTTGCAGCGCGAGCAGGTCAAATGGCACTTCGTACAGATCATGAGATTCTTGGGGTAGTAGAGAACATGGCATATTATGAAGTACAGGCAACAGGCGAGAAAGAATACGTCTTTGGCAAAGGCGGCGGTGACAAGCTGGCAGATGCACTTGATACAGAAGTAATCGGCCGCTTGCCGCTAGCACAGCCTTATAAAGAAGAAGATGTGTTTGCGCCAGCTGTTTATCAAGAAGATCATCCGCTTGGTGATGCGTATGATGACTTAGCGCGAGCTATTCTTGAAAAATATATGCAATAA